The proteins below come from a single Polynucleobacter necessarius genomic window:
- the murG gene encoding undecaprenyldiphospho-muramoylpentapeptide beta-N-acetylglucosaminyltransferase has translation MTKPSILVMAGGTGGHISPGLAVAEYLRICGWNVSWLGNQAGMEYRLVKSCDFPFEAVKFGGLRGKGLKAKLMLPLNLARACFQSWQIMRRLKPCVVLGMGGYITFPGGLVSKLLKRPLVLHEANSVAGSANRALAKIAMRVLTGFPNTMDKAEWTGNPIREEFDHIQKPEVRYEQRNGPLSILVVGGSLGAAALNENIPAALALISENSRPSVIHQAGDKHLVDLQNRYAEFGVKADVRPFIDDMPTAYAQADLVICRSGAMTVSELAACGVASCLIPFPYAIDDHQTANAKFLADANAAVLLPQSVMNPRDLALMIQNFNRNDLKEMAMRAHALAKPHATQRVAEVCADCAGVGV, from the coding sequence GTGACCAAACCCTCAATATTAGTGATGGCAGGTGGCACCGGCGGGCATATTTCCCCGGGCCTTGCTGTCGCTGAATATTTACGAATTTGCGGTTGGAATGTGTCTTGGTTGGGTAATCAAGCCGGTATGGAGTATCGCTTGGTTAAGTCATGCGATTTTCCATTTGAAGCAGTGAAGTTTGGCGGTCTACGAGGTAAGGGTCTTAAGGCAAAACTGATGTTGCCATTGAATTTGGCGCGCGCATGTTTTCAGAGTTGGCAGATTATGCGTCGCTTAAAACCGTGCGTTGTTTTGGGTATGGGTGGATACATCACTTTTCCAGGTGGCTTGGTTAGTAAATTATTAAAACGTCCATTAGTTTTGCATGAGGCAAATTCAGTGGCGGGAAGTGCCAATCGTGCGCTTGCCAAAATTGCTATGCGTGTCTTAACGGGCTTTCCTAATACGATGGATAAAGCAGAGTGGACGGGCAATCCAATACGAGAAGAATTTGATCACATTCAAAAACCAGAAGTACGCTACGAGCAACGTAACGGACCACTATCTATCCTGGTAGTTGGTGGCAGCCTAGGCGCTGCTGCCTTGAATGAAAATATTCCCGCGGCATTAGCGTTAATTTCTGAAAACAGTCGGCCGAGCGTTATTCATCAAGCGGGTGATAAACACCTAGTAGATTTACAAAATCGATATGCAGAGTTTGGTGTCAAGGCAGATGTTCGGCCTTTTATAGACGATATGCCAACCGCCTATGCTCAAGCCGATTTAGTGATCTGCCGATCTGGTGCGATGACCGTTTCAGAATTGGCGGCATGTGGTGTGGCTTCTTGCTTGATTCCATTTCCGTACGCAATTGATGATCATCAAACTGCCAATGCTAAATTCTTGGCGGATGCTAATGCGGCTGTGCTATTACCCCAAAGCGTAATGAATCCGCGAGATTTAGCTCTAATGATTCAAAACTTTAATCGCAATGACCTGAAAGAGATGGCTATGCGAGCTCATGCGCTCGCTAAGCCGCACGCAACACAGCGCGTTGCAGAAGTATGTGCAGATTGCGCAGGAGTAGGGGTATGA
- a CDS encoding peroxiredoxin yields the protein MIAVGQKLPNATLYEFINEETEGCSLGPNAFEVEKLTAGKKIVIFALPGAFTPTCSAKHVPGYVEHGDAIKAKGVDEIWCISVNDPFVMGAWGRDQKVGNKIRMFGDGDGEFTKKVGLELDLTARGLGVRSDRYAMIVEDGVVKSLDREAPGKFEVSDAASILKKL from the coding sequence ATGATTGCTGTTGGACAAAAATTACCAAATGCCACGCTGTATGAATTTATTAACGAAGAGACTGAGGGTTGTTCTTTAGGTCCAAATGCTTTTGAAGTCGAAAAACTAACGGCAGGTAAAAAGATTGTGATTTTTGCGCTTCCAGGCGCATTTACACCAACCTGCTCTGCAAAGCATGTTCCAGGCTATGTTGAGCACGGCGATGCCATTAAAGCCAAGGGCGTTGATGAAATTTGGTGTATTTCTGTGAATGATCCTTTTGTAATGGGTGCATGGGGACGCGATCAAAAGGTGGGAAACAAGATTCGTATGTTTGGTGATGGTGATGGTGAGTTCACCAAAAAAGTGGGTTTAGAGTTGGATTTAACGGCACGCGGTTTGGGTGTTCGCTCAGATCGTTATGCCATGATTGTGGAAGATGGCGTCGTTAAAAGCTTAGATCGCGAAGCTCCTGGCAAATTCGAAGTCAGTGATGCCGCTTCTATATTAAAAAAGCTGTAA
- the ftsA gene encoding cell division protein FtsA — protein sequence MSKDNRDLLVGLDIGTSKVVALVAELAPDGQFNVVGVGQTASKGLKKGVVVNIEATVQSIQKALEEAEIMADRQIVQVFTGIAGNHIVSFNSSGMVAIRDKEVSAGDVERVLETAKAINIPTDQQILHILVQEFIIDGQEDVREPIGMSGLRLEVKVHIVTGAVSAAQNIVKCVRRCGLEVNDLILQPLASSLAVLTEDEKELGVVLVDIGSGTTDIAIYCQGSIRHTAVIPIAGDQITNDIAMALRTPTIDAEDLKIAHGIARQEMADPAAMIDVPGVGDREPRPMSKQALAAVTEPRVEELFTLVRGVVRDSGYEDMVSSGIVLTGGTSLMPGMVELAEQVFLRPARIGTPEYRGHLHEVLRSPRFATSIGLLMEGQAQLLRGRRVSQSGALQGVISRMKEWFAGNF from the coding sequence ATGAGTAAAGACAATCGCGACCTACTAGTCGGCTTAGATATTGGAACTTCCAAGGTGGTTGCTTTGGTTGCGGAATTAGCCCCTGATGGTCAATTTAATGTAGTCGGAGTTGGACAAACTGCGTCAAAAGGCTTGAAGAAAGGCGTTGTTGTCAATATTGAAGCAACAGTGCAGTCGATTCAGAAGGCGCTTGAAGAGGCGGAGATCATGGCGGATCGCCAGATTGTTCAAGTTTTTACTGGCATTGCGGGTAACCATATTGTGAGTTTTAACTCGAGTGGCATGGTTGCGATTCGAGACAAAGAAGTTAGTGCGGGCGATGTTGAGCGGGTGCTTGAGACTGCAAAGGCAATCAATATTCCAACCGATCAGCAGATTTTGCACATCCTTGTTCAAGAATTCATCATCGATGGGCAAGAAGACGTTCGCGAACCAATTGGCATGAGTGGTTTGCGACTCGAAGTAAAAGTTCATATTGTTACGGGTGCAGTCAGTGCGGCACAAAATATTGTGAAGTGCGTACGTCGTTGTGGATTAGAAGTAAACGATCTTATTTTGCAGCCACTAGCCTCTAGCCTCGCGGTACTAACCGAAGATGAAAAAGAGCTTGGGGTGGTATTGGTGGATATTGGTAGCGGGACCACGGATATTGCTATCTATTGTCAAGGGTCGATTCGTCATACCGCAGTGATTCCGATAGCCGGTGATCAAATTACGAATGACATTGCAATGGCATTGCGTACCCCCACGATTGATGCGGAAGATTTAAAGATCGCTCATGGCATTGCCCGTCAAGAAATGGCAGACCCAGCAGCCATGATTGATGTGCCGGGGGTGGGCGATCGTGAGCCACGTCCTATGTCAAAACAAGCCTTAGCAGCGGTGACCGAGCCACGTGTTGAAGAACTCTTCACTTTAGTGAGGGGGGTGGTTCGGGACTCTGGTTATGAAGACATGGTTTCTTCCGGAATCGTTCTGACTGGTGGTACTTCATTGATGCCGGGAATGGTTGAACTTGCTGAACAAGTGTTTTTGAGACCGGCTCGCATCGGCACTCCTGAGTATCGTGGCCATTTGCATGAAGTGTTGCGTAGCCCACGGTTTGCAACCAGTATCGGTTTATTAATGGAAGGTCAAGCGCAGTTATTGCGCGGTCGTCGTGTTTCTCAATCAGGCGCGTTACAAGGCGTGATCTCGCGCATGAAGGAATGGTTTGCAGGAAATTTTTAA
- the ftsW gene encoding putative lipid II flippase FtsW, producing MNLREKFFPQNRLGLDRFWNFSKGGIDNFRTGLRDAVSGVEQTRSRMMEYDQLLVWAVLSLMLIGLVMVYSASITLADSPKYANYSSNYFLVRHLISLVIAIVVGIWAFKIPSKVWDRYSPVIFGFTVLLLILVLIPGIGKGVNGARRWISLGVMNFQPSELMKFAAVIFAASYTVQRQEYLHSFAKGMLPMGIAVALVGGLLMKEPEMGAFIVIAIIAFGILFLGGINAKLFGGLVVVGIASAVAIIALSPFRQKRIMAFVDPWQTENAANKGYQLTHSLMAFGRGEWFGTGLGGSVEKLHYLPEAHTDFIMAVIGEELGFVGVVVMIFLFYWIVRRAFLIGRTALQLDCSFAGLAAKGVAIWIGWQAFINMGVNLGLLPTKGLTLPLVSYGGSGILMNAVAIAMLLRIDYENRILMRGGKL from the coding sequence ATGAACTTAAGAGAAAAATTCTTTCCACAAAACCGTCTCGGCTTAGATCGATTCTGGAATTTCTCTAAAGGTGGAATTGATAATTTCCGCACAGGATTACGCGATGCGGTATCGGGTGTTGAGCAGACGCGCTCGCGCATGATGGAGTATGACCAACTGTTAGTTTGGGCAGTTTTATCACTCATGTTGATTGGTTTGGTAATGGTGTATTCCGCCTCAATTACTTTGGCAGATAGCCCCAAATACGCCAATTACAGTAGTAATTACTTTTTAGTTCGACATTTAATCTCATTGGTTATTGCCATTGTGGTGGGCATTTGGGCGTTCAAAATTCCATCTAAGGTTTGGGATCGTTATTCGCCCGTGATTTTTGGATTTACCGTTCTATTGCTTATTTTGGTTCTGATTCCTGGAATTGGTAAGGGTGTTAATGGGGCTAGACGTTGGATTTCGTTGGGAGTCATGAACTTTCAACCTTCCGAGTTGATGAAGTTTGCCGCCGTGATATTTGCCGCAAGCTATACCGTACAACGCCAAGAGTATTTGCATTCCTTCGCCAAAGGAATGCTGCCAATGGGTATTGCGGTTGCTCTCGTGGGCGGTCTCTTGATGAAAGAGCCCGAGATGGGGGCGTTCATTGTGATTGCCATCATTGCATTTGGAATTTTGTTTCTTGGTGGAATCAACGCCAAGCTGTTTGGAGGTCTAGTCGTTGTTGGAATTGCAAGTGCCGTCGCAATCATTGCGCTTTCTCCGTTCAGACAAAAGAGAATTATGGCTTTTGTAGATCCATGGCAGACAGAGAATGCGGCTAATAAAGGGTATCAATTAACCCATTCGCTAATGGCGTTTGGACGAGGCGAGTGGTTTGGCACAGGTCTTGGAGGTAGTGTCGAAAAGTTGCATTACTTACCTGAAGCGCACACCGATTTCATCATGGCAGTGATTGGCGAGGAGCTGGGATTTGTTGGTGTCGTCGTCATGATTTTCCTGTTTTACTGGATTGTGCGTCGCGCATTCTTAATTGGTCGCACCGCTTTGCAATTGGATTGTAGTTTTGCAGGCTTAGCAGCGAAAGGTGTAGCCATCTGGATTGGTTGGCAAGCCTTTATCAATATGGGGGTGAATTTGGGACTGCTTCCAACGAAAGGATTAACCCTGCCGTTAGTGAGTTATGGCGGCTCAGGAATTTTGATGAATGCAGTAGCAATTGCGATGTTGTTGCGAATTGATTATGAGAATCGTATTTTGATGCGCGGAGGGAAGTTGTGA
- a CDS encoding cell division protein FtsQ/DivIB, producing the protein MSNFMDRFGEIFAMLMSPLWNHPDRMQKLSRFLMRCFVVMMAIGILVWLSQRPVFALKQIQVEPVAGQTLKHIKKSIVRQQVLETVQGNFFSVRLEDVKRGFESMPWVRHSNVRRVWPNGLIVSIEEQKPFGTWGGADSHQLINDHGEIFAGRVSEIGDDVRLIDFHGPKDAGKEVMSLYEKANNWFKPWGSEVTSLALTERYAWHIKLSNGMRVEFGRDEESSDKTLIEERVARLFKYWPQVQEKLANRIDAVDLRYANGFAVHLASASLKKSDVDSKKSDLKQ; encoded by the coding sequence ATGAGTAATTTCATGGACCGGTTCGGCGAAATTTTTGCCATGCTGATGTCACCGCTCTGGAATCACCCAGATCGGATGCAAAAGCTCAGCCGTTTCTTGATGCGATGCTTTGTTGTAATGATGGCTATTGGAATACTGGTGTGGTTAAGTCAACGTCCTGTATTTGCATTAAAGCAAATACAGGTAGAGCCAGTAGCTGGTCAAACCTTAAAGCACATCAAGAAATCGATTGTGCGACAGCAGGTTTTGGAAACCGTGCAAGGAAATTTTTTCAGTGTTCGCCTTGAGGATGTGAAGCGTGGCTTTGAGAGTATGCCTTGGGTGCGTCATTCCAATGTTCGTCGTGTATGGCCCAATGGTTTGATTGTGAGTATTGAGGAGCAGAAGCCCTTTGGTACTTGGGGTGGCGCTGACAGTCATCAACTTATTAATGATCACGGTGAAATTTTTGCTGGCCGTGTTTCGGAAATTGGTGACGACGTGCGCTTGATTGATTTTCATGGCCCCAAAGATGCAGGTAAAGAAGTCATGAGTCTTTATGAAAAAGCCAATAACTGGTTTAAGCCTTGGGGTTCTGAGGTGACAAGTTTGGCGTTGACTGAGCGATATGCATGGCACATCAAGCTCTCCAATGGCATGAGAGTGGAGTTTGGTCGAGACGAGGAAAGCTCCGATAAGACACTAATAGAAGAGCGCGTTGCGAGACTCTTTAAGTATTGGCCACAAGTACAAGAAAAATTGGCCAACCGAATTGATGCGGTGGATTTGCGGTACGCAAATGGTTTTGCGGTTCATCTTGCCTCAGCAAGTTTGAAAAAGAGTGATGTAGATAGCAAGAAAAGCGATTTGAAGCAATGA
- a CDS encoding D-alanine--D-alanine ligase, translated as MSKQDMSLWGDRVKLRLANLNVKAFGRVGVLLGGKSGEREISLMSGNGVLQALLSKGVDAHPFDPGVRNPTELTSENFDRVFISLHGRYGEDGTIQGLLDLLELPYTGSGVLASALSIDKIVTKQVWISNGLSTPKFEELTANSDWNAVVKNLGLPLIVKPANEGSSLGLTKVKSVEELPAAYQLVAGLDKKVIAEACIVGDELTCPLVGQWSSAEALPVIKIIPPQANYDFHNKYFSDETQYLCPTGLPSEVNEQVQELALAAYRALGCRTWGRADVMLDQKTGKPYLLEMNTSPGMTSHSLVPMAAKAAGVEYADLVLWLLSQTLQQKEGAPA; from the coding sequence ATGTCTAAGCAAGATATGAGCCTCTGGGGTGATCGCGTAAAGCTACGCTTGGCGAATTTGAATGTTAAGGCGTTCGGCCGTGTAGGTGTTTTGCTGGGTGGGAAATCTGGCGAGCGTGAGATTTCATTGATGTCTGGCAATGGTGTATTACAGGCATTGCTATCCAAAGGTGTTGACGCTCATCCGTTTGATCCGGGTGTACGCAATCCAACCGAGTTGACGTCCGAAAATTTTGATCGCGTGTTTATTTCGTTACATGGCCGCTATGGTGAAGATGGCACCATTCAGGGTTTATTGGACTTACTGGAATTGCCATATACCGGTAGTGGTGTCCTTGCTTCCGCCTTATCAATCGACAAAATTGTTACCAAACAGGTTTGGATTAGTAATGGACTATCCACTCCCAAGTTTGAAGAGTTAACAGCCAATAGTGATTGGAATGCAGTAGTAAAGAATTTGGGTTTGCCACTGATCGTCAAGCCTGCCAATGAGGGTTCTTCTCTGGGTTTAACAAAAGTGAAGTCGGTAGAAGAGTTGCCTGCTGCTTATCAGCTTGTTGCGGGACTTGATAAAAAAGTGATTGCTGAAGCTTGTATTGTTGGCGATGAGTTAACTTGCCCGTTGGTCGGTCAATGGAGTAGCGCAGAAGCTTTGCCCGTTATCAAAATTATCCCGCCTCAAGCTAATTACGATTTTCATAACAAGTATTTCTCGGATGAGACGCAGTATCTTTGCCCAACAGGACTGCCATCTGAGGTGAATGAGCAAGTGCAAGAGCTTGCTTTGGCAGCCTACAGAGCACTTGGTTGCAGGACATGGGGGCGTGCCGACGTCATGTTAGATCAAAAGACTGGCAAACCCTATTTATTAGAAATGAATACCTCGCCAGGTATGACGTCGCATTCGTTGGTGCCAATGGCTGCAAAGGCAGCTGGTGTCGAGTACGCCGATTTAGTGCTTTGGTTGCTGAGTCAAACGCTACAGCAGAAAGAGGGCGCCCCTGCATGA
- the lpxC gene encoding UDP-3-O-acyl-N-acetylglucosamine deacetylase, producing the protein MMKQRTIATPMKTVGIGLHSGRKVTISIKPAPANSGVQFVRVDTHEQSVVPATALAVCDTRLASVIQKDGVRVSTVEHLLSACAGLGLDNLSIELDGEEVPIMDGSAAPFLFLIESAGIVEQESPRQFVVIKKPVEVREGDKLARLEPFFGFKLDFTIDFKHPAVDKTGQRFVVDFAEHAYRSEIGRARTFGFAHEVEALREMGLARGGSLDNAIVLDEHRILNNEEFRYEDEFVRHKILDAIGDLYLVGHPIVGAYVAEKSGHALNNALLRKLLEDSNSYEISTFAENKAPEAYSQENQPLFF; encoded by the coding sequence ATGATGAAGCAACGAACCATTGCCACACCGATGAAAACCGTAGGTATTGGCTTGCACTCAGGACGCAAAGTCACCATCTCAATCAAGCCTGCCCCAGCCAATTCTGGGGTTCAGTTTGTACGCGTTGACACCCATGAGCAGTCTGTTGTTCCAGCGACTGCTTTGGCGGTATGCGATACGCGTTTGGCCTCGGTCATTCAAAAAGATGGCGTGAGAGTGTCGACGGTGGAGCACCTGCTCTCTGCTTGTGCAGGTCTGGGATTGGATAATTTGTCGATTGAACTTGATGGTGAAGAGGTTCCCATCATGGATGGGAGTGCCGCCCCATTTTTGTTCTTAATCGAGTCAGCAGGCATTGTTGAACAAGAGTCGCCACGCCAATTTGTTGTTATCAAAAAACCAGTCGAAGTTCGTGAGGGTGACAAACTTGCCCGTTTAGAGCCATTCTTTGGATTTAAATTGGATTTCACAATTGACTTTAAACACCCTGCCGTAGACAAAACTGGCCAGCGTTTTGTGGTCGATTTTGCGGAGCATGCTTATCGAAGTGAGATTGGTCGTGCGCGCACTTTTGGCTTTGCCCACGAAGTAGAGGCTTTGAGAGAAATGGGTCTTGCTCGAGGCGGTAGTTTAGATAACGCCATTGTGTTGGATGAACATCGAATTTTAAATAACGAAGAGTTTCGTTATGAAGATGAGTTTGTGCGTCACAAGATTTTGGATGCGATTGGCGATCTATATTTAGTTGGCCACCCTATTGTGGGTGCGTATGTTGCCGAGAAATCAGGTCATGCCCTTAATAACGCATTGCTTCGCAAGTTGCTCGAAGATTCAAACTCGTACGAAATTAGTACGTTCGCAGAAAATAAAGCGCCCGAAGCGTATTCTCAAGAAAACCAGCCCCTTTTCTTTTAG
- the murD gene encoding UDP-N-acetylmuramoyl-L-alanine--D-glutamate ligase, producing the protein MLTLENTFANPVSVSDAGYQAPSRFLILGLGESGVAMAKWCLRNGATVRLVDTRERGAFSDKQLAWLAELEFAGLKDAHFGLLNESLLNEIDVIGISPGLSPSQEPTQSFLARARKARIDVWSEIEFFARAIAAISRMAQAKESSYSSSVLAITGTNGKTTTTALTGQLCERAGKIVAVAGNISPAALDKLMTCLNDADQLEDMPNIWVLELSSFQLVYTDSLNATAATVLNITQDHLDWHGDMSAYAQAKAKIFGADTVCILNRDDPAVMGLLADDQRVEKALITFGSNRPDEQGAFGIEHDLRAGGIDWLVWAEVDEDLKPKPKHRRKLAAIEEDEPLRLKRLIPADALRIRGRHNALNALAALALARSANLPMNVLLHGLRDYQGEPHRVQSIAIVNDVEYVDDNKGTNVGATVAALNGLGSNEASKRIWLIAGGDGKGQDFSPLREPALRFVKGVFLIGKDGEKISQALGNSIPCINSGNLQAAVQAAAAQAVSGDLVLLSPACASLDQFRDYKERAHVFASEVEELSMRFEGVQA; encoded by the coding sequence ATGCTTACTTTAGAAAATACTTTCGCTAATCCTGTTTCAGTATCTGATGCTGGCTATCAAGCGCCCAGTCGATTCCTTATTTTGGGATTAGGTGAGTCTGGTGTTGCCATGGCGAAATGGTGCTTACGTAATGGCGCAACAGTGCGTCTTGTTGATACACGTGAGCGAGGAGCATTCTCCGATAAGCAACTCGCATGGCTTGCGGAGCTTGAATTCGCAGGTTTAAAAGATGCTCACTTTGGCCTACTCAATGAGTCCTTATTAAACGAAATTGATGTGATTGGCATTAGTCCAGGGCTATCTCCATCACAAGAGCCGACACAATCATTTTTAGCGAGAGCCCGCAAAGCCCGCATCGATGTTTGGAGTGAAATTGAATTCTTTGCGCGTGCGATTGCGGCGATATCGCGCATGGCGCAGGCAAAAGAATCCAGTTATTCATCATCGGTACTTGCTATCACTGGTACAAATGGCAAGACAACCACAACGGCACTCACTGGACAGCTTTGTGAAAGGGCTGGCAAGATAGTTGCAGTTGCGGGAAATATTAGTCCTGCAGCTCTCGATAAGTTGATGACTTGTTTGAACGATGCTGATCAACTCGAAGATATGCCCAATATTTGGGTATTAGAGCTCTCGAGTTTTCAATTAGTCTATACCGATTCATTAAATGCTACAGCAGCTACCGTTCTGAATATTACGCAAGACCACCTAGATTGGCATGGTGATATGTCTGCTTATGCACAAGCAAAAGCAAAAATATTTGGGGCCGACACAGTTTGCATTTTGAATCGCGATGATCCAGCAGTTATGGGTTTACTGGCAGATGATCAAAGGGTAGAAAAAGCGCTTATTACCTTTGGCTCCAATCGTCCTGATGAGCAGGGTGCATTTGGAATTGAGCACGATTTACGTGCCGGGGGCATTGATTGGTTAGTGTGGGCAGAAGTGGATGAGGATCTCAAGCCCAAACCAAAGCATCGTCGTAAGTTAGCAGCAATTGAAGAGGACGAGCCATTACGCTTGAAGCGTTTAATTCCGGCAGATGCTTTGCGCATCCGCGGGCGCCATAATGCGTTAAATGCGCTTGCTGCGCTTGCTCTAGCGCGGTCAGCGAACTTGCCGATGAATGTATTGCTGCATGGTTTACGCGATTACCAGGGTGAGCCACATCGTGTGCAGAGTATTGCGATCGTGAACGATGTTGAGTATGTGGACGATAACAAGGGTACAAATGTTGGCGCAACGGTCGCTGCTCTGAATGGTCTGGGAAGTAATGAGGCAAGCAAGCGTATCTGGCTCATTGCTGGTGGCGATGGCAAGGGTCAAGACTTTAGTCCACTACGAGAGCCAGCACTGCGATTTGTGAAGGGTGTTTTCCTCATTGGTAAAGATGGCGAAAAAATATCACAAGCATTGGGCAATAGCATCCCATGTATTAATAGTGGCAATTTGCAGGCTGCAGTCCAGGCCGCTGCTGCTCAAGCGGTTTCTGGGGACTTAGTTTTGTTATCTCCTGCATGCGCTAGCTTAGATCAGTTCCGAGATTATAAAGAGCGTGCACATGTATTCGCTTCGGAAGTAGAAGAGTTGAGCATGCGATTCGAAGGGGTTCAGGCATGA
- the murC gene encoding UDP-N-acetylmuramate--L-alanine ligase produces the protein MKHIVQQIHFVGIGGAGMSGIAEVLLNLGYQVAGSDLSESITTRRLKELGAVIHIGHDQKNVGTAEAVVISTAVAGNNPEVLAARAAKIPVIQRAVMLGELMRLKQGIAIAGTHGKTTTTSLVASVLAEGGLDPTFIIGGKLNSAGANARLGRGDFIVVEADESDASFLQLFPAMEVVTNIDADHMDTYQHDMARLKQAFVQFIQRMPFYGVAVLCIDDVNVRDIVPFVSQPVLRYGLSEDADIRASNVRADGTRMHFTVDRKTIRRHGNKPGPLNITLNLPGLHNVRNALAAIGIATELGVGDEAIIKALSEFGGVGRRFQRYGDIPLASGGSFTLIDDYGHHPVEMAATLAAARGAYPERRLVLAFQPHRYTRTRDCFDEFVQVLRNFDALVLTEVYPAGEAKIPGADGKSLMKATLAEDKKSKALLNSAAVAFANNVAEMPEKLSQVLQDGDVLITLGAGSISGLPHALAEAKNV, from the coding sequence ATGAAGCATATCGTTCAACAAATTCACTTTGTGGGTATTGGCGGTGCCGGGATGAGCGGTATTGCTGAGGTCTTATTGAACTTAGGATATCAAGTTGCCGGTTCTGATTTGTCTGAAAGCATCACAACAAGGCGCCTTAAAGAATTGGGTGCGGTGATTCATATTGGGCATGACCAGAAAAATGTCGGCACCGCCGAGGCGGTGGTCATTTCTACTGCGGTAGCTGGCAATAATCCAGAAGTTTTGGCAGCTCGTGCTGCAAAGATTCCGGTCATTCAGCGTGCGGTCATGCTGGGTGAGCTAATGCGCTTAAAGCAGGGTATTGCTATCGCCGGAACCCACGGCAAAACAACCACAACCAGCTTAGTTGCTTCTGTATTGGCAGAGGGTGGTTTGGATCCCACCTTTATCATTGGCGGCAAGCTGAACTCTGCTGGTGCGAATGCACGCCTTGGTCGAGGTGACTTTATTGTGGTTGAGGCCGATGAATCCGATGCCTCATTCCTGCAGCTATTCCCAGCGATGGAAGTGGTGACCAATATTGATGCTGATCATATGGACACCTATCAGCATGACATGGCAAGACTGAAACAAGCATTTGTTCAATTCATTCAGCGTATGCCGTTCTATGGGGTTGCAGTGCTCTGCATTGATGACGTTAATGTACGTGACATTGTTCCGTTTGTTTCGCAGCCTGTATTGCGTTATGGGCTCTCCGAGGACGCGGATATTCGTGCGAGTAATGTGCGTGCCGATGGGACACGGATGCACTTCACGGTTGATCGTAAGACAATTCGTCGTCATGGAAATAAACCGGGCCCACTCAATATCACCTTGAATTTACCTGGCTTACATAACGTTCGTAACGCTTTAGCCGCTATTGGTATTGCGACAGAATTGGGTGTTGGTGATGAAGCCATCATTAAAGCCTTGTCTGAGTTTGGTGGTGTTGGACGTCGATTCCAGCGTTATGGCGATATTCCTTTGGCGTCTGGTGGTAGCTTCACCCTGATTGATGATTACGGCCACCACCCTGTAGAGATGGCCGCAACGTTGGCAGCAGCACGTGGTGCATATCCGGAACGCCGTTTGGTGCTGGCATTTCAGCCACATCGCTACACCAGAACGCGCGATTGCTTCGATGAGTTTGTGCAGGTATTGCGTAACTTTGACGCCTTGGTACTAACAGAGGTTTATCCGGCGGGTGAGGCAAAGATTCCAGGAGCGGATGGTAAGAGTTTGATGAAAGCCACCTTAGCAGAAGACAAAAAATCTAAAGCATTGCTCAATTCTGCTGCGGTGGCATTTGCAAATAATGTAGCCGAGATGCCAGAAAAATTAAGCCAGGTTTTACAAGATGGAGATGTATTAATCACGTTGGGCGCAGGTTCCATTTCAGGGTTGCCTCATGCCTTAGCGGAGGCGAAGAATGTCTAA